In Pseudomonas alcaliphila JAB1, a single window of DNA contains:
- a CDS encoding CcoQ/FixQ family Cbb3-type cytochrome c oxidase assembly chaperone → MDIGMIRGIGTAVVFIAFIGVVLWAYSSKRKSSFDEAANLPFADDPKPESKRDQDSSRSNNQ, encoded by the coding sequence ATGGACATCGGGATGATTCGCGGCATCGGCACGGCGGTGGTTTTCATCGCCTTCATCGGCGTAGTGCTCTGGGCATACAGCAGCAAGCGCAAATCGAGCTTCGACGAAGCCGCCAACCTGCCCTTCGCTGACGATCCCAAGCCCGAGTCCAAGCGCGATCAGGACTCTTCCAGGAGCAATAACCAATGA
- the ccoO gene encoding cytochrome-c oxidase, cbb3-type subunit II encodes MKHEIIEKNIGLMALLMVIAVSIGGLTQIVPLFFQDVTNEPVEGLKPYTAMQLEGRDIYIREGCVGCHSQMIRPFRAETERYGHYSVAGESVWDHPFLWGSKRTGPDLARVGGRYSDEWHRAHLYNPRNVVPESKMPAYPWLVENKLDGRDTAKKMEVMRGFGIPYTDEDIAGARDAVKGNTEMDALIAYLQVLGTSIKNKR; translated from the coding sequence ATGAAACACGAAATCATCGAGAAGAATATCGGCCTGATGGCACTGCTGATGGTGATTGCCGTCAGCATCGGTGGCCTGACCCAGATCGTCCCGCTGTTCTTCCAGGACGTCACCAACGAGCCGGTGGAAGGCCTCAAGCCCTACACCGCGATGCAACTGGAAGGTCGCGATATCTACATCCGTGAAGGCTGCGTTGGCTGCCATTCGCAGATGATCCGTCCGTTCCGCGCCGAGACCGAGCGTTACGGCCACTACTCCGTCGCTGGTGAAAGCGTCTGGGATCACCCCTTCCTGTGGGGTTCCAAGCGCACCGGCCCGGACCTGGCTCGCGTCGGCGGTCGTTACTCGGACGAGTGGCATCGCGCCCACCTGTACAACCCGCGCAACGTCGTGCCTGAGTCGAAGATGCCTGCTTACCCATGGCTGGTGGAGAACAAGCTCGACGGTCGCGACACCGCCAAGAAGATGGAAGTCATGCGTGGCTTCGGCATTCCCTACACCGACGAAGATATCGCCGGTGCTCGTGATGCCGTGAAAGGCAACACCGAAATGGACGCGCTGATCGCGTACCTGCAGGTTCTCGGCACTTCCATCAAGAACAAACGGTAA
- the ccoN gene encoding cytochrome-c oxidase, cbb3-type subunit I — translation MSTAISQTAYNYKVVRQFAIMTVIWGVIGMGLGVFIAAQLVWPELNLGLPWTSFGRLRPLHTNAVIFAFGGCALFATSYYVVQRTCQTRLISDGLAAFTFWGWQAVIVLAVITLPMGYTSTKEYAELEWPIDILLGIVWITYAVVFFGTVAKRKTKHIYVGNWFFGAFILVTAMLHIVNSAAMPVSLFKSYSAYAGATDAMIQWWYGHNAVGFFLTTGFLGMMYYFVPKQAERPIYSYRLSIVHFWALITLYIWAGPHHLHYTALPDWAQSLGMVMSVILLAPSWGGMINGMMSLSGAWHKLRTDPILRFLVVSLAFYGMSTFEGPMMAIKTVNALSHYTDWTIGHVHAGALGWVAMISIGSLYHLIPKVFGREQMHSIALINTHFWLATIGTVLYIASMWVNGITQGLMWRAVNEDGTLTYSFVESLEASHAGYVVRMIGGAFFVAGMLLMAYNTYRTVRAAKPAEYEAAAQIPAGVAH, via the coding sequence ATGAGCACAGCAATCAGTCAGACTGCTTATAACTATAAGGTGGTCCGCCAGTTCGCCATTATGACGGTGATCTGGGGGGTCATTGGGATGGGTCTAGGCGTGTTCATCGCCGCACAACTCGTGTGGCCGGAACTCAACCTTGGCCTGCCGTGGACCAGCTTCGGCCGTCTGCGCCCGCTTCATACCAACGCGGTGATCTTCGCCTTCGGCGGATGCGCACTGTTCGCGACCTCGTACTACGTGGTCCAGCGCACCTGCCAAACGCGCCTGATTTCCGACGGTCTGGCTGCCTTCACCTTCTGGGGCTGGCAAGCGGTCATCGTGCTCGCGGTGATCACCCTGCCGATGGGCTACACCAGCACCAAAGAATACGCCGAGCTTGAGTGGCCAATCGATATCCTCCTGGGCATCGTCTGGATTACCTATGCCGTGGTGTTCTTCGGCACAGTCGCCAAGCGCAAGACCAAGCACATCTATGTGGGCAACTGGTTCTTCGGTGCGTTCATCCTCGTGACCGCCATGCTGCACATCGTCAACAGCGCCGCCATGCCGGTGAGCCTGTTCAAGTCGTACTCGGCTTATGCCGGCGCGACCGACGCGATGATCCAGTGGTGGTACGGCCACAACGCCGTGGGCTTCTTCCTGACCACCGGCTTCCTGGGCATGATGTACTACTTCGTACCCAAGCAGGCCGAGCGTCCGATCTACTCCTATCGCCTGTCCATCGTGCACTTCTGGGCGCTGATCACCCTGTACATCTGGGCCGGTCCGCACCACTTGCACTACACGGCCCTGCCGGACTGGGCGCAGTCCCTGGGCATGGTCATGTCGGTGATCCTGCTGGCACCAAGCTGGGGCGGTATGATCAACGGCATGATGAGCCTGTCCGGTGCCTGGCATAAGCTGCGTACCGACCCGATCCTGCGGTTCCTGGTCGTGTCCCTGGCGTTCTACGGCATGTCCACCTTCGAAGGTCCGATGATGGCCATCAAGACGGTCAATGCGCTGTCCCACTACACCGACTGGACCATCGGCCACGTACACGCCGGCGCTCTGGGTTGGGTAGCGATGATCTCCATCGGCTCGCTGTATCACCTGATTCCCAAGGTGTTCGGCCGTGAGCAGATGCACAGCATCGCGCTGATCAACACCCACTTCTGGCTGGCCACCATCGGCACCGTGCTGTACATCGCCTCGATGTGGGTCAACGGCATCACCCAGGGTCTGATGTGGCGTGCAGTCAACGAAGACGGCACCCTCACCTACTCCTTCGTCGAGTCGCTGGAAGCCAGCCATGCAGGCTATGTCGTACGCATGATCGGCGGCGCCTTCTTCGTCGCCGGCATGCTGCTGATGGCCTACAACACCTACCGCACCGTGCGTGCCGCCAAGCCGGCTGAATACGAAGCGGCTGCGCAGATTCCCGCCGGAGTAGCTCACTGA
- the ccoP gene encoding cytochrome-c oxidase, cbb3-type subunit III, whose translation MTTFWSWYITLLTIGSLVALFWLIFATRKSEVHKNPTEQTMGHSFDGIEEYDNPLPKWWFMLFVGTLVFSVAYLLLYPGLGNFKGLLPGYEDGWTQVNQWQREMDRADELYGPIFAKYAAMPIEEVAKDERALKMGGRLFASNCSVCHGSDAKGSYGFPNLTDNSWRWGGEPETIKASIMHGRMGVMPAQGPMIGEDGVRNVAAYVLTELGGRELPEGTEADIAAGKQIFSTLCAACHTPAGTGMPMMGAPDLTQPSAFIYGSSFAQLQQTIRYGRSGNMPAQGDFLGNDKAHLLAAYVLKLSQGEDK comes from the coding sequence ATGACCACCTTCTGGAGTTGGTACATCACCCTGCTGACCATTGGTTCGCTGGTTGCGCTGTTCTGGCTGATTTTCGCCACCCGCAAGAGCGAAGTTCATAAGAACCCCACCGAGCAGACCATGGGCCACTCTTTCGATGGTATCGAGGAGTACGACAACCCGCTGCCCAAGTGGTGGTTCATGTTGTTCGTCGGCACCCTGGTGTTTTCCGTGGCTTACCTGCTGCTGTATCCGGGCCTGGGTAACTTCAAGGGCCTGCTGCCGGGCTATGAGGATGGCTGGACCCAGGTGAACCAGTGGCAGCGCGAAATGGATCGCGCCGATGAGCTGTACGGCCCGATTTTCGCCAAATATGCCGCCATGCCCATCGAGGAAGTGGCCAAGGACGAGCGCGCGCTGAAGATGGGCGGTCGCCTGTTCGCTTCCAACTGCTCGGTGTGCCATGGCTCGGATGCCAAGGGCAGCTACGGCTTCCCCAACCTGACGGACAACAGCTGGCGCTGGGGCGGTGAGCCGGAAACCATCAAAGCCTCCATCATGCATGGCCGCATGGGCGTAATGCCGGCACAAGGCCCGATGATCGGCGAAGATGGCGTGCGTAACGTCGCGGCCTACGTGCTCACCGAACTGGGAGGTCGTGAGCTGCCCGAGGGCACGGAAGCGGACATCGCCGCCGGCAAGCAGATCTTCTCCACCCTCTGCGCCGCCTGCCATACCCCTGCCGGCACCGGCATGCCGATGATGGGCGCACCGGATCTGACTCAACCCAGCGCCTTCATCTACGGCAGCAGCTTCGCCCAACTGCAACAGACCATTCGCTATGGTCGCAGCGGCAACATGCCGGCTCAGGGTGATTTTCTCGGTAACGACAAGGCTCACCTGCTGGCCGCTTACGTGCTCAAGCTGAGCCAGGGCGAAGACAAGTAA
- a CDS encoding CcoQ/FixQ family Cbb3-type cytochrome c oxidase assembly chaperone: MFELIDIGTLRGVGTALVLIAFTAVTLWAYSGKRRDAFAEAANLPFADESKPAVSRTQA; encoded by the coding sequence ATGTTCGAGCTTATCGATATCGGCACCCTGCGCGGCGTAGGCACCGCGCTGGTTCTGATCGCCTTCACCGCCGTTACCCTCTGGGCTTACAGCGGCAAGCGCCGCGACGCCTTCGCCGAGGCCGCCAACCTGCCCTTCGCCGATGAGTCCAAGCCCGCCGTTTCGAGGACCCAAGCATGA
- the ccoO gene encoding cytochrome-c oxidase, cbb3-type subunit II: MKHEILEKNIGLMALMMILAVSIGGLTQIVPLFFQDVTNEPVEGMKPYTALQLEGRDIYIREGCVGCHSQMIRPFRAETERYGHYSVAGESVWDHPFLWGSKRTGPDLARVGGRYSDEWHRAHLYNPRNVVPESIMPAYPWLVEQSLDGKDTAKKMSALRTLGVPYSEEDIAGASDAVKGKSEMDALVAYLQVLGTAVKNKR; this comes from the coding sequence ATGAAACACGAAATTCTCGAGAAGAACATCGGCCTGATGGCCCTGATGATGATCCTGGCGGTCAGCATCGGCGGCCTGACGCAGATCGTCCCGCTGTTCTTCCAGGACGTCACCAACGAGCCGGTGGAAGGCATGAAGCCCTACACCGCCCTGCAACTGGAAGGCCGCGACATTTACATCCGTGAAGGCTGCGTCGGCTGCCACTCGCAGATGATCCGCCCGTTCCGCGCCGAGACCGAGCGCTACGGTCACTACTCCGTCGCTGGCGAAAGCGTCTGGGATCACCCCTTCCTGTGGGGCTCCAAGCGTACCGGCCCGGACCTGGCCCGCGTCGGCGGTCGCTACTCGGACGAGTGGCATCGCGCCCACCTGTACAACCCGCGCAACGTCGTGCCGGAGTCGATCATGCCCGCCTACCCCTGGCTGGTCGAACAGAGCCTCGATGGCAAGGACACAGCCAAGAAGATGAGCGCCTTGCGCACATTGGGCGTGCCCTACAGCGAAGAAGACATCGCCGGCGCCAGCGATGCGGTCAAGGGCAAGAGCGAGATGGATGCTCTGGTCGCCTACCTGCAGGTGCTTGGCACCGCAGTGAAGAACAAGAGGTGA
- the ccoN gene encoding cytochrome-c oxidase, cbb3-type subunit I produces the protein MNTTTRCAYNYRVVRQFAIMTVVWGIVGMGLGVFIAAQLAWPELNFNLPWTSFGRLRPLHTNAVIFAFGGCALFATSYYAVQRTSQTTLFAPKLAAFTFWGWQLVIVLAAISLPLGWTSSKEYAELEWPIDILITIVWVSYAIVFFGTVMQRKVSHIYVGNWFFGGFILTVAILHVVNNLEIPVTLTKSYSLYAGATDAMIQWWYGHNAVGFFLTAGFLGMMYYFVPKQAGRPVYSYRLSIVHFWALIAVYIWAGPHHLHYTALPDWAQSLGMVMSLILLAPSWGGMINGMMTLSGAWHKLRTDPILRFLVVSLAFYGMSTFEGPMMAIKTVNALSHYTDWTIGHVHAGALGWVAMVSIGSLYHLIPKVFGREQMHSLGLINSHFWLATIGTVLYIASMWVNGITQGLMWRAVNEDGTLTYSFVESLEASHVGFVVRVIGGAIFFAGMLLMAWNVWLTVRSAKSTEMEAAAQFSVEGAH, from the coding sequence ATGAACACAACAACCCGCTGCGCCTATAACTACAGGGTGGTTCGCCAGTTCGCCATTATGACGGTGGTTTGGGGCATCGTCGGCATGGGACTCGGCGTATTCATCGCTGCCCAGCTGGCCTGGCCCGAACTTAACTTCAACCTGCCGTGGACCAGCTTCGGCCGTCTGCGCCCGCTGCATACCAATGCGGTGATCTTCGCTTTCGGTGGCTGTGCCCTGTTCGCTACCAGTTACTACGCGGTGCAACGCACCAGTCAGACCACGCTGTTCGCTCCGAAGCTGGCGGCCTTCACCTTCTGGGGTTGGCAACTGGTGATCGTTCTCGCAGCCATCAGCCTGCCGCTGGGCTGGACCAGCTCCAAGGAATACGCCGAACTGGAATGGCCGATCGACATTCTGATCACCATCGTCTGGGTGTCCTATGCCATCGTCTTCTTCGGCACGGTGATGCAGCGCAAGGTCAGCCACATCTATGTAGGTAACTGGTTCTTCGGCGGGTTCATCCTCACCGTGGCCATCCTGCATGTGGTCAATAACCTGGAAATTCCGGTCACCCTGACCAAGTCCTACTCGCTGTATGCCGGCGCCACCGATGCGATGATCCAATGGTGGTACGGCCACAACGCCGTGGGCTTCTTCCTCACCGCCGGGTTCCTGGGAATGATGTATTACTTCGTGCCCAAGCAGGCCGGTCGCCCGGTCTACTCCTACCGCCTGTCCATCGTCCACTTCTGGGCGCTGATCGCGGTGTACATCTGGGCCGGCCCGCACCACCTGCACTACACCGCTCTGCCGGATTGGGCACAGAGCCTGGGCATGGTGATGTCGCTGATCCTCCTGGCGCCCAGCTGGGGCGGCATGATCAACGGCATGATGACCCTCTCCGGTGCCTGGCACAAACTGCGCACCGACCCGATCCTGCGCTTTCTGGTGGTGTCGCTGGCGTTCTACGGCATGTCGACCTTCGAAGGCCCGATGATGGCGATCAAGACCGTCAACGCCCTGTCCCACTATACCGACTGGACCATCGGCCACGTACATGCCGGCGCCCTCGGCTGGGTCGCCATGGTGTCGATTGGCTCGCTGTATCACCTGATTCCCAAGGTGTTCGGCCGCGAGCAGATGCACAGCCTGGGCCTGATCAACAGTCACTTCTGGCTGGCCACCATTGGCACCGTGCTGTACATCGCCTCGATGTGGGTCAACGGCATCACTCAGGGTCTGATGTGGCGCGCAGTCAACGAAGACGGCACCCTCACCTACTCCTTCGTCGAATCGCTGGAAGCCAGCCATGTCGGATTCGTGGTACGGGTGATCGGTGGTGCGATCTTCTTCGCCGGCATGCTGCTGATGGCCTGGAACGTCTGGCTGACCGTACGTAGCGCGAAATCCACCGAGATGGAAGCCGCTGCGCAGTTCTCGGTAGAAGGAGCCCACTGA
- a CDS encoding alpha/beta family hydrolase — protein sequence MSKGPSGFIDAGQCEQGLPWLWDEPPQAASSTLILAHGAGAPMDSPFMQTMAQGLVARGVRVVRFEFAYMAQRRVDGRKRPPNPLAQLLQQWREVHAQVRRRVTGPLSVGGKSMGGRMASLLADEFGASALICLGYPFYAAGKPEKPRVAHLAELRTPTLIIQGERDALGNKETVAGYELSAAIELHWLQAADHDLKPLKASGFSHQQHLQTAVGAIAAYLGAG from the coding sequence ATGAGCAAAGGGCCATCTGGATTTATTGACGCCGGTCAATGTGAGCAGGGACTACCCTGGCTGTGGGACGAACCGCCGCAGGCGGCATCGAGCACGCTGATCCTCGCGCACGGGGCCGGCGCGCCGATGGACAGTCCGTTCATGCAGACCATGGCTCAGGGTTTGGTGGCACGCGGCGTGCGTGTGGTGCGCTTCGAGTTCGCCTATATGGCGCAGCGACGGGTGGATGGGCGCAAGCGCCCGCCCAATCCGCTGGCGCAACTACTGCAGCAATGGCGCGAAGTGCATGCGCAGGTGCGCCGACGAGTCACAGGGCCGCTGTCCGTCGGCGGGAAATCCATGGGCGGGCGTATGGCCAGTCTGCTGGCTGACGAGTTCGGCGCCTCAGCGCTGATTTGTCTGGGCTATCCCTTCTATGCCGCCGGCAAGCCGGAAAAACCGCGAGTGGCCCATCTCGCCGAGCTGCGTACGCCGACGCTGATCATCCAGGGGGAGCGCGATGCATTGGGCAATAAGGAAACCGTCGCGGGTTATGAGCTGTCAGCGGCCATCGAGTTGCACTGGCTGCAGGCTGCCGATCATGACTTAAAGCCATTGAAGGCATCCGGCTTCAGCCATCAGCAGCACCTCCAGACGGCAGTCGGGGCGATCGCGGCTTATCTTGGTGCGGGCTGA
- a CDS encoding circularly permuted type 2 ATP-grasp protein codes for MARTFYDEMYDASGAVRPHYCEFARWLADTPDDLLAQRRREADLLFHRAGITFTLYGDDQGTERLIPFDIIPRSIPASEWRVVERGCIQRVQALNLFLADLYHDQRIIKAGIIPAEQVLANEGYQMAMQGLDLHRDIYAHIAGVDLVRDGDGSYYVLEDNLRTPSGVSYMLEDRKMMMRLFPELFSAQRVAPVDHYPNLLLDALKSSSPLDNPTVVVLTPGRFNSAYFEHAFLAREMGVELVEGADLFVRDDKVYMRTTAGARQVDVIYRRLDDAFLDPLAFNPDSMLGVAGLLSAYRSRNVVLANAIGTGVADDKSIYPYVGDMIRFYLDEEPILKNVPTWQCRKPEELSHVLANLSELVVKETQGSGGYGMLVGPAASKAEIENFRAQLMAKPEAYIAQPTLCLSTCPTFVERGIAPRHIDLRPFVLTGRETRLVPGGLTRVALREGSLVVNSSQGGGTKDTWVVED; via the coding sequence ATGGCCCGCACCTTTTATGACGAAATGTACGACGCGAGCGGCGCTGTCCGCCCGCACTACTGCGAATTTGCCCGCTGGTTGGCAGACACGCCGGATGATCTGCTGGCCCAGCGCCGACGAGAAGCCGACCTTCTGTTCCACCGTGCCGGTATTACCTTCACCCTCTATGGGGATGATCAGGGCACCGAGCGCCTGATCCCCTTCGACATCATTCCCCGCTCCATCCCTGCCAGCGAATGGCGCGTCGTCGAACGCGGCTGTATCCAGCGCGTACAGGCGCTCAACCTGTTCCTCGCCGATCTTTACCATGACCAGCGCATCATCAAGGCGGGGATCATCCCGGCTGAGCAGGTGCTGGCCAACGAAGGCTACCAGATGGCCATGCAGGGCCTCGACCTGCACCGCGACATCTACGCGCACATTGCCGGGGTCGACCTGGTACGTGACGGCGACGGCAGCTACTACGTACTGGAAGACAACCTGCGCACCCCCAGCGGCGTGAGCTACATGCTCGAAGACCGCAAGATGATGATGCGCCTGTTCCCCGAGCTGTTCTCCGCGCAGCGCGTGGCGCCGGTGGACCACTACCCGAACCTGCTGCTCGATGCGCTGAAGAGTTCCAGTCCGCTGGACAACCCCACGGTGGTGGTGCTGACGCCGGGCCGCTTCAACAGCGCCTACTTCGAACACGCCTTCCTTGCCCGCGAGATGGGCGTGGAACTGGTGGAGGGCGCCGACCTGTTCGTGCGTGACGACAAGGTTTACATGCGCACCACCGCCGGTGCGCGGCAGGTGGACGTGATCTATCGCCGCCTCGATGATGCCTTCCTCGACCCGCTGGCCTTCAATCCTGATTCGATGCTCGGCGTGGCGGGGCTGCTGTCGGCCTACCGCTCGCGCAACGTGGTGTTGGCCAACGCCATCGGCACCGGCGTGGCCGACGACAAGTCGATCTACCCCTATGTCGGCGACATGATCCGCTTCTATCTGGACGAAGAGCCGATCCTCAAGAACGTACCCACCTGGCAGTGTCGCAAGCCGGAGGAGCTGTCCCACGTGCTGGCCAATCTGTCCGAACTGGTGGTCAAGGAGACTCAAGGCTCGGGCGGCTACGGCATGCTGGTCGGCCCGGCGGCGAGCAAGGCCGAGATCGAGAACTTCCGCGCGCAGTTGATGGCCAAACCGGAGGCCTATATCGCCCAGCCGACGCTGTGCCTGTCGACCTGTCCTACCTTCGTCGAACGCGGCATCGCCCCGCGCCATATCGACCTGCGCCCGTTCGTCCTGACCGGTCGCGAAACCCGCCTGGTGCCCGGCGGCCTGACGCGCGTGGCACTGCGCGAAGGCTCGCTGGTGGTCAACTCGTCGCAAGGCGGCGGTACCAAGGACACCTGGGTGGTGGAGGACTAA
- a CDS encoding alpha-E domain-containing protein: MLSRTASDLYWMSRYLERAENLARMLDVSYSLSLMPQDGRGDGLDELAMPLLITGTLDDYLERHGPLHGERMLHFFALDASNPGSIYCCLQAARSNAHAVRGRITADMWENINASWLEMRGIAEQGLGRYGISRFCEWVKERSHLFRGATFGTIMRGEAYRFIRLGTFIERADNTLRLLDARYEMLGEEIDELEERTARSYYQWSALLRALSSFEAFAESYRGSPRTRKVAELLLLRPDVPRSLRACMEELNLMLSGLPGENGRPAQRLAAELDARLRYTSIDEVLDEGLHAWLTDFILLVRQLGNTIHTSYLEVA; the protein is encoded by the coding sequence ATGCTCAGTCGTACTGCCTCAGACCTGTACTGGATGTCGCGCTACCTGGAGCGTGCCGAGAACCTGGCGCGCATGCTCGACGTCAGCTATTCGCTGTCACTGATGCCGCAGGACGGCCGTGGCGATGGCCTCGATGAGTTGGCCATGCCGCTGCTGATCACCGGCACCCTGGACGACTACCTGGAGCGCCACGGCCCGCTGCACGGCGAGCGCATGCTGCACTTCTTCGCTCTCGACGCCAGCAACCCCGGCAGCATCTACTGCTGCTTGCAAGCTGCGCGCAGCAACGCGCATGCGGTGCGCGGACGGATCACCGCCGACATGTGGGAGAACATCAATGCCTCCTGGCTGGAGATGCGCGGCATTGCCGAGCAGGGCCTGGGGCGCTACGGCATCAGCCGCTTCTGCGAGTGGGTCAAGGAGCGTTCGCACCTGTTCCGCGGCGCCACCTTCGGCACCATCATGCGTGGCGAGGCCTATCGCTTCATCCGCCTGGGCACCTTCATCGAGCGTGCCGACAACACCCTGCGCCTGCTCGATGCGCGCTACGAAATGCTTGGCGAGGAGATCGACGAGCTGGAGGAGCGCACCGCGCGCAGCTATTACCAATGGAGTGCGCTGCTGCGCGCGTTGTCCTCGTTCGAGGCCTTCGCCGAGAGCTACCGCGGCTCTCCGCGCACGCGCAAGGTTGCTGAACTGCTGCTGCTACGTCCGGACGTGCCGCGCTCGCTGCGTGCCTGTATGGAAGAACTCAACCTGATGCTTTCCGGTCTACCCGGAGAGAACGGTCGCCCGGCACAGCGCCTGGCCGCCGAACTGGATGCGCGGCTGCGCTACACCAGTATCGATGAAGTGCTCGACGAAGGCCTGCACGCCTGGCTCACCGACTTCATCCTGCTGGTACGCCAGTTGGGCAACACCATCCATACGTCCTACCTGGAGGTCGCATGA
- a CDS encoding transglutaminase family protein, translated as MRLSISHATTYRYDDQVRASIQYLRLTPHDSERQQVLSWQLDLPRPVHAQLDPYGNILHVLTLDEPHESIVIGARGQVEIDETCEAEHERQSALPFLRFTRLTQADDAIREFAAQQSKARTDRNGLIDLMHALNAHIAYQPGITEVDTSAAEAFAGRRGVCQDHTHAFLACARSLGVPARYVSGYLYTDDAEHLASHAWAEAWVGDAWYSFDVTNCLARPERHLKLAVGLDYLDACPVRGMRRGGGCEQMHAQVQVAPLLQVRQQ; from the coding sequence ATGAGACTCTCGATCAGTCACGCCACCACCTATCGTTACGATGATCAGGTACGCGCCAGCATCCAGTACCTGCGCCTGACTCCACACGACAGCGAGCGCCAGCAGGTGCTCAGCTGGCAGCTCGACCTGCCGCGCCCGGTGCACGCCCAGCTCGACCCCTACGGCAACATCCTGCACGTGCTGACCCTGGACGAGCCGCACGAGTCCATCGTCATTGGCGCCCGCGGCCAGGTGGAGATCGACGAAACCTGCGAGGCCGAGCACGAGCGTCAGTCGGCGCTGCCGTTTTTGCGCTTCACCCGCCTGACCCAGGCCGACGATGCCATCCGTGAATTCGCCGCGCAGCAGAGCAAGGCACGTACGGATCGCAACGGTTTGATCGACCTGATGCATGCGCTCAACGCGCATATCGCCTACCAGCCAGGCATCACCGAGGTGGACACCAGTGCCGCCGAGGCCTTCGCCGGTCGTCGTGGCGTCTGCCAGGATCATACCCATGCCTTCCTCGCCTGCGCGCGCAGTCTCGGTGTGCCGGCGCGCTATGTGTCGGGCTATCTCTACACCGACGATGCCGAGCACCTGGCCAGCCATGCCTGGGCCGAGGCCTGGGTGGGGGACGCCTGGTACAGCTTCGACGTGACCAATTGCCTGGCGCGCCCGGAGCGGCACCTCAAGCTGGCGGTCGGTCTGGATTACCTCGATGCCTGCCCAGTGCGTGGCATGCGCCGTGGCGGTGGCTGCGAGCAGATGCATGCGCAGGTACAGGTTGCGCCGCTGCTGCAGGTGCGTCAGCAGTGA